Proteins encoded together in one Saccharopolyspora pogona window:
- a CDS encoding helix-turn-helix domain-containing protein — translation MADEIAKGGESTFAAKLERLFEVVRRPDGGRYSVPEVAAAIDVSKQHLYDLLSGKRQRPAWELVTKLAEHFGVSVVYFGDGADAERYSQQLDLLSSLSDAGVRDIALRSGQLSPAHRGVLKGLLDHLQSLERDQPDEKR, via the coding sequence GCGAGAGCACGTTCGCCGCCAAGCTGGAGCGCCTGTTCGAGGTCGTGCGCCGACCCGATGGCGGGCGCTATTCCGTGCCCGAGGTGGCCGCCGCGATCGACGTCAGCAAGCAGCACCTGTATGACCTGCTGAGTGGGAAACGGCAACGGCCGGCATGGGAGCTGGTGACCAAGCTCGCCGAGCACTTCGGTGTCAGCGTCGTCTACTTCGGCGACGGCGCCGACGCCGAGAGGTACTCGCAGCAGCTCGACCTGCTGTCGTCGCTCAGCGACGCGGGAGTGCGCGACATCGCGCTGCGCTCGGGGCAGCTCTCTCCGGCGCACCGTGGCGTGTTGAAAGGTCTGCTGGATCACCTGCAGTCGCTGGAACGCGACCAGCCCGACGAGAAGCGCTGA